The following coding sequences are from one Musa acuminata AAA Group cultivar baxijiao chromosome BXJ1-6, Cavendish_Baxijiao_AAA, whole genome shotgun sequence window:
- the LOC135676999 gene encoding GDSL esterase/lipase At3g26430-like isoform X2, producing the protein MSQLSGVSYLDLILPASSTASLFILRVQSRAIQAAAHPLPQFEISSHATPLERRPKASLSLIRPDGICLLTPAMRLLLLLGILLLPTVASPCHFPAIFNFGDSNSDTGGLSAAFGPVPWPYGETFFKMPAGRYSDGRLIIDFAAESLGLPHISAFLDSVAANFSHGANFATSLSTILPQNVTLARGGYSPFSLDVQLKQFLQLRHRSRAVFRRGGVFGHLMPKEEDFARALYMFDIGQNDLTALYFQNVSATPYLSAALKELSRVVQVYEKGGRSFWIHNTGPLGCLPYVLVRVPPAASRFDSSGCSILFNALAEQFNTMLNETVAQLRKHLPLASLIFTDIYSVKYSLFRRAAIYGFERPLRACCGHGGGAYNFDADVWCGDTAEVDGTRVLLGKSCRKPWKRIVWDGAHYTEAANKWVFLHISGGEFSHPSVPLSMACGKKTPTT; encoded by the exons ATGTCCCAACTATCTGGGGTCAGCTACTTGGATCTTATCTTGCCAGCAAGCTCAACAGCAAGCCTTTTCATTCTACGAGTACAAAG CCGTGCAATCCAAGCAGCAGCTCATCCTCTCCCCCAATTTGAGATCTCCTCACATGCCACCCCACTCGAACGCAGGCCAAAAGCCTCCCTCTCTCTCATTCGACCCGACGGCATCTGTCTTCTCACTCCTGCCATgaggcttctcctcctccttggcaTCTTACTGCTGCCGACAGTGGCCTCGCCATGTCATTTCCCGGCCATCTTCAATTTCGGCGACTCCAACTCCGACACCGGCGGCCTGTCGGCCGCCTTCGGCCCCGTCCCCTGGCCCTACGGCGAGACCTTCTTCAAGATGCCCGCCGGGAGGTACTCCGATGGCCGCCTCATCATCGACTTCGCCG CCGAAAGCCTCGGGTTGCCGCACATAAGCGCGTTTCTGGACTCGGTCGCCGCCAACTTCAGCCATGGCGCCAACTTCGCCACTTCCCTGTCGACGATCTTGCCGCAGAACGTCACGCTGGCTCGCGGCGGCTACAGTCCCTTCTCCTTGGACGTGCAGCTGAAGCAGTTCTTGCAGCTCAGGCACCGTTCTCGAGCAGTGTTCAGGCGAG GAGGAGTCTTCGGCCATCTGATGCCCAAAGAGGAAGACTTCGCCCGAGCGCTCTACATGTTCGACATCGGTCAGAATGATCTCACCGCGCTCTACTTCCAGAACGTGTCCGCAACGCCGTACCTCTCAGCTGCACTGAAGGAGCTCTCAAGAGTTGTGCAG GTGTATGAGAAAGGAGGGAGGTCGTTCTGGATCCACAACACAGGCCCCTTGGGATGTCTTCCCTATGTGCTGGTCCGCGTGCCGCCGGCGGCCTCACGGTTCGACTCCTCCGGCTGCTCCATCCTCTTCAACGCACTGGCCGAGCAATTCAACACGATGCTGAATGAAACAGTAGCGCAGCTCCGGAAGCACCTCCCTCTCGCCTCCTTGATCTTCACCGACATCTACTCCGTCAAGTACTCCCTCTTCCGCCGCGCCGCGATTTACG GATTCGAGCGTCCGTTGCGAGCTTGCTGTGGCCACGGCGGCGGCGCGTACAACTTCGACGCTGACGTCTGGTGCGGCGACACGGCGGAGGTGGACGGCACGAGAGTCCTGCTGGGGAAGTCGTGCAGGAAGCCATGGAAGAGGATAGTTTGGGACGGAGCTCATTACACTGAGGCTGCAAACAAGTGGGTATTCCTTCACATCTCCGGCGGGGAGTTCTCGCACCCTTCGGTTCCTCTGAGCATGGCATGTGGGAAGAAGACGCCCACAACATAA
- the LOC135676999 gene encoding GDSL esterase/lipase At3g26430-like isoform X1: MSQLSGVSYLDLILPASSTASLFILRVQSRAIQAAAHPLPQFEISSHATPLERRPKASLSLIRPDGICLLTPAMRLLLLLGILLLPTVASPCHFPAIFNFGDSNSDTGGLSAAFGPVPWPYGETFFKMPAGRYSDGRLIIDFAAESLGLPHISAFLDSVAANFSHGANFATSLSTILPQNVTLARGGYSPFSLDVQLKQFLQLRHRSRAVFRRGGVFGHLMPKEEDFARALYMFDIGQNDLTALYFQNVSATPYLSAALKELSRVVQKVYEKGGRSFWIHNTGPLGCLPYVLVRVPPAASRFDSSGCSILFNALAEQFNTMLNETVAQLRKHLPLASLIFTDIYSVKYSLFRRAAIYGFERPLRACCGHGGGAYNFDADVWCGDTAEVDGTRVLLGKSCRKPWKRIVWDGAHYTEAANKWVFLHISGGEFSHPSVPLSMACGKKTPTT; this comes from the exons ATGTCCCAACTATCTGGGGTCAGCTACTTGGATCTTATCTTGCCAGCAAGCTCAACAGCAAGCCTTTTCATTCTACGAGTACAAAG CCGTGCAATCCAAGCAGCAGCTCATCCTCTCCCCCAATTTGAGATCTCCTCACATGCCACCCCACTCGAACGCAGGCCAAAAGCCTCCCTCTCTCTCATTCGACCCGACGGCATCTGTCTTCTCACTCCTGCCATgaggcttctcctcctccttggcaTCTTACTGCTGCCGACAGTGGCCTCGCCATGTCATTTCCCGGCCATCTTCAATTTCGGCGACTCCAACTCCGACACCGGCGGCCTGTCGGCCGCCTTCGGCCCCGTCCCCTGGCCCTACGGCGAGACCTTCTTCAAGATGCCCGCCGGGAGGTACTCCGATGGCCGCCTCATCATCGACTTCGCCG CCGAAAGCCTCGGGTTGCCGCACATAAGCGCGTTTCTGGACTCGGTCGCCGCCAACTTCAGCCATGGCGCCAACTTCGCCACTTCCCTGTCGACGATCTTGCCGCAGAACGTCACGCTGGCTCGCGGCGGCTACAGTCCCTTCTCCTTGGACGTGCAGCTGAAGCAGTTCTTGCAGCTCAGGCACCGTTCTCGAGCAGTGTTCAGGCGAG GAGGAGTCTTCGGCCATCTGATGCCCAAAGAGGAAGACTTCGCCCGAGCGCTCTACATGTTCGACATCGGTCAGAATGATCTCACCGCGCTCTACTTCCAGAACGTGTCCGCAACGCCGTACCTCTCAGCTGCACTGAAGGAGCTCTCAAGAGTTGTGCAG AAGGTGTATGAGAAAGGAGGGAGGTCGTTCTGGATCCACAACACAGGCCCCTTGGGATGTCTTCCCTATGTGCTGGTCCGCGTGCCGCCGGCGGCCTCACGGTTCGACTCCTCCGGCTGCTCCATCCTCTTCAACGCACTGGCCGAGCAATTCAACACGATGCTGAATGAAACAGTAGCGCAGCTCCGGAAGCACCTCCCTCTCGCCTCCTTGATCTTCACCGACATCTACTCCGTCAAGTACTCCCTCTTCCGCCGCGCCGCGATTTACG GATTCGAGCGTCCGTTGCGAGCTTGCTGTGGCCACGGCGGCGGCGCGTACAACTTCGACGCTGACGTCTGGTGCGGCGACACGGCGGAGGTGGACGGCACGAGAGTCCTGCTGGGGAAGTCGTGCAGGAAGCCATGGAAGAGGATAGTTTGGGACGGAGCTCATTACACTGAGGCTGCAAACAAGTGGGTATTCCTTCACATCTCCGGCGGGGAGTTCTCGCACCCTTCGGTTCCTCTGAGCATGGCATGTGGGAAGAAGACGCCCACAACATAA
- the LOC135676999 gene encoding GDSL esterase/lipase At3g26430-like isoform X3, with amino-acid sequence MSQLSGVSYLDLILPASSTASLFILRVQSRAIQAAAHPLPQFEISSHATPLERRPKASLSLIRPDGICLLTPAMRLLLLLGILLLPTVASPCHFPAIFNFGDSNSDTGGLSAAFGPVPWPYGETFFKMPAGRYSDGRLIIDFAAESLGLPHISAFLDSVAANFSHGANFATSLSTILPQNVTLARGGYSPFSLDVQLKQFLQLRHRSRAVFRRGGVFGHLMPKEEDFARALYMFDIGQNDLTALYFQNVSATPYLSAALKELSRVVQKVYEKGGRSFWIHNTGPLGCLPYVLVRVPPAASRFDSSGCSILFNALAEQFNTMLNETVAQLRKHLPLASLIFTDIYSVKYSLFRRAAIYGFRIRASVASLLWPRRRRVQLRR; translated from the exons ATGTCCCAACTATCTGGGGTCAGCTACTTGGATCTTATCTTGCCAGCAAGCTCAACAGCAAGCCTTTTCATTCTACGAGTACAAAG CCGTGCAATCCAAGCAGCAGCTCATCCTCTCCCCCAATTTGAGATCTCCTCACATGCCACCCCACTCGAACGCAGGCCAAAAGCCTCCCTCTCTCTCATTCGACCCGACGGCATCTGTCTTCTCACTCCTGCCATgaggcttctcctcctccttggcaTCTTACTGCTGCCGACAGTGGCCTCGCCATGTCATTTCCCGGCCATCTTCAATTTCGGCGACTCCAACTCCGACACCGGCGGCCTGTCGGCCGCCTTCGGCCCCGTCCCCTGGCCCTACGGCGAGACCTTCTTCAAGATGCCCGCCGGGAGGTACTCCGATGGCCGCCTCATCATCGACTTCGCCG CCGAAAGCCTCGGGTTGCCGCACATAAGCGCGTTTCTGGACTCGGTCGCCGCCAACTTCAGCCATGGCGCCAACTTCGCCACTTCCCTGTCGACGATCTTGCCGCAGAACGTCACGCTGGCTCGCGGCGGCTACAGTCCCTTCTCCTTGGACGTGCAGCTGAAGCAGTTCTTGCAGCTCAGGCACCGTTCTCGAGCAGTGTTCAGGCGAG GAGGAGTCTTCGGCCATCTGATGCCCAAAGAGGAAGACTTCGCCCGAGCGCTCTACATGTTCGACATCGGTCAGAATGATCTCACCGCGCTCTACTTCCAGAACGTGTCCGCAACGCCGTACCTCTCAGCTGCACTGAAGGAGCTCTCAAGAGTTGTGCAG AAGGTGTATGAGAAAGGAGGGAGGTCGTTCTGGATCCACAACACAGGCCCCTTGGGATGTCTTCCCTATGTGCTGGTCCGCGTGCCGCCGGCGGCCTCACGGTTCGACTCCTCCGGCTGCTCCATCCTCTTCAACGCACTGGCCGAGCAATTCAACACGATGCTGAATGAAACAGTAGCGCAGCTCCGGAAGCACCTCCCTCTCGCCTCCTTGATCTTCACCGACATCTACTCCGTCAAGTACTCCCTCTTCCGCCGCGCCGCGATTTACG GTTTCAGGATTCGAGCGTCCGTTGCGAGCTTGCTGTGGCCACGGCGGCGGCGCGTACAACTTCGACGCTGA